A single window of Opisthocomus hoazin isolate bOpiHoa1 chromosome 5, bOpiHoa1.hap1, whole genome shotgun sequence DNA harbors:
- the SMIM20 gene encoding small integral membrane protein 20 isoform X2, producing MAGLSRTLGIFGGFVAVVGAAFYPIYFRPLLRLEEYKKEQSINRAGIVQEDIQPAASEINASFHTGD from the exons ATGGCGGGGCTGTCGCGCACGCTCGGTATCTTTGGCGGCTTCGTGGCCGTGGTGGGAGCGGCCTTTTACCCCATCTACTTCCGGCCGCTGCTGCGGCTGGAGGAGTACA AGAAAGAACAGTCAATAAACCGAGCTGGTATTGTTCAAGAGGATATTCAGCCTGCAG CTTCTGAAATAAATGCCAGCTTCCACACCGGAGATTAA
- the SMIM20 gene encoding small integral membrane protein 20 isoform X3 produces the protein MAGLSRTLGIFGGFVAVVGAAFYPIYFRPLLRLEEYKKEQSINRAGIVQEDIQPAARL, from the exons ATGGCGGGGCTGTCGCGCACGCTCGGTATCTTTGGCGGCTTCGTGGCCGTGGTGGGAGCGGCCTTTTACCCCATCTACTTCCGGCCGCTGCTGCGGCTGGAGGAGTACA AGAAAGAACAGTCAATAAACCGAGCTGGTATTGTTCAAGAGGATATTCAGCCTGCAG CCCGGTTATGA
- the SMIM20 gene encoding small integral membrane protein 20 isoform X1 has product MAGLSRTLGIFGGFVAVVGAAFYPIYFRPLLRLEEYKKEQSINRAGIVQEDIQPAGLKVWSDPFGRK; this is encoded by the exons ATGGCGGGGCTGTCGCGCACGCTCGGTATCTTTGGCGGCTTCGTGGCCGTGGTGGGAGCGGCCTTTTACCCCATCTACTTCCGGCCGCTGCTGCGGCTGGAGGAGTACA AGAAAGAACAGTCAATAAACCGAGCTGGTATTGTTCAAGAGGATATTCAGCCTGCAG GGTTAAAAGTGTGGTCTGATCCGTTTGGAAGAAAGTAA